In Musa acuminata AAA Group cultivar baxijiao chromosome BXJ2-3, Cavendish_Baxijiao_AAA, whole genome shotgun sequence, the following proteins share a genomic window:
- the LOC135606562 gene encoding uncharacterized protein LOC135606562 isoform X2: protein MSPRNRLKFLCSYGGKILPRPYDGLLKYVGGDTRVLGVPRSISFSGLHSPPPHALMPSFVDVNVVHAWVAELKERIQGMFRRCELIKYQLVSEDLDTLVTVTCDEELVHMLEEYDRLDALHPCSPSFASSPRFRLFLFASPSAASASGCHRPAATLDQRYVDAINTAAPTSPRRPMFTVSSASSAFTSPTSTIDGPAALLALRPNAPLGGSMQRVQSTPNLSGGGMHRVSSTPNLGQNSGTGPQHHHNHHHHHPHHLHRQYTSAAAAYGAQAAGMGGVWRNSGARRHEAGGFGSISWVPPAAPRGGVPYGGGSVCFGHADEAPSGRQSRSGSPFRAPPREPIIWE from the coding sequence ATGTCCCCGAGGAACCGGCTTAAGTTCCTCTGCAGCTACGGCGGCAAGATCCTCCCCCGCCCCTACGATGGCCTCCTAAAGTACGTCGGCGGCGACACTCGCGTCCTTGGCGTCCCCCGCTCAATCTCCTTCTCAGGTCTGCACTCTCCACCACCTCATGCACTAATGCCATCTTTCGTGGACGTCAATGTCGTGCATGCATGGGTGGCAGAGCTCAAGGAGCGGATCCAGGGGATGTTCCGCCGCTGCGAGCTGATCAAGTACCAGCTGGTGTCCGAAGACCTCGACACCCTCGTCACCGTCACCTGCGACGAGGAACTCGTCCACATGCTCGAGGAGTACGACCGGCTCGACGCCCTTCACCCCTGCTCCCCCTCCTTCGCCTCGTCCCCCCGCTTCCGCCTCTTCCTCTTCGCCTCCCCCTCTGCCGCCTCGGCTTCTGGCTGCCACCGTCCCGCCGCCACCCTCGACCAGCGCTACGTTGACGCCATCAACACCGCCGCACCCACCAGCCCTCGGCGCCCCATGTTCACCGTCTCGTCCGCTTCCTCCGCCTTCACCTCCCCCACCTCCACCATCGATGGCCCCGCCGCCCTCCTCGCCCTCCGTCCCAACGCCCCTCTCGGCGGCAGCATGCAACGGGTCCAGAGCACGCCCAACCTGAGCGGCGGTGGGATGCATCGGGTAAGCAGCACGCCTAATCTGGGCCAGAACAGCGGCACGGGCCCGCAACATCACCAcaaccaccaccatcaccaccccCACCACCTTCACCGGCAATATACCTCGGCGGCAGCGGCGTACGGGGCGCAAGCGGCCGGCATGGGCGGGGTCTGGAGGAACAGTGGTGCCCGGCGCCACGAGGCGGGCGGGTTCGGGAGCATATCCTGGGTTCCGCCGGCGGCACCGAGGGGCGGAGTCCCCTACGGCGGCGGAAGCGTGTGCTTCGGGCACGCCGACGAGGCGCCCTCCGGCCGCCAATCGAGGAGCGGCTCACCATTCCGCGCCCCGCCTCGTGAGCCCATCATTTGGGAGTAG
- the LOC135606562 gene encoding uncharacterized protein LOC135606562 isoform X3 has product MATAAAAGDDDDSSSPSSMSPRNRLKFLCSYGGKILPRPYDGLLKYVGGDTRVLGVPRSISFSELKERIQGMFRRCELIKYQLVSEDLDTLVTVTCDEELVHMLEEYDRLDALHPCSPSFASSPRFRLFLFASPSAASASGCHRPAATLDQRYVDAINTAAPTSPRRPMFTVSSASSAFTSPTSTIDGPAALLALRPNAPLGGSMQRVQSTPNLSGGGMHRVSSTPNLGQNSGTGPQHHHNHHHHHPHHLHRQYTSAAAAYGAQAAGMGGVWRNSGARRHEAGGFGSISWVPPAAPRGGVPYGGGSVCFGHADEAPSGRQSRSGSPFRAPPREPIIWE; this is encoded by the exons ATGGCAACAGCCGCAGCAGCAGGCGACGACGACGACTCCTCTTCGCCGTCGTCGATGTCCCCGAGGAACCGGCTTAAGTTCCTCTGCAGCTACGGCGGCAAGATCCTCCCCCGCCCCTACGATGGCCTCCTAAAGTACGTCGGCGGCGACACTCGCGTCCTTGGCGTCCCCCGCTCAATCTCCTTCTCAG AGCTCAAGGAGCGGATCCAGGGGATGTTCCGCCGCTGCGAGCTGATCAAGTACCAGCTGGTGTCCGAAGACCTCGACACCCTCGTCACCGTCACCTGCGACGAGGAACTCGTCCACATGCTCGAGGAGTACGACCGGCTCGACGCCCTTCACCCCTGCTCCCCCTCCTTCGCCTCGTCCCCCCGCTTCCGCCTCTTCCTCTTCGCCTCCCCCTCTGCCGCCTCGGCTTCTGGCTGCCACCGTCCCGCCGCCACCCTCGACCAGCGCTACGTTGACGCCATCAACACCGCCGCACCCACCAGCCCTCGGCGCCCCATGTTCACCGTCTCGTCCGCTTCCTCCGCCTTCACCTCCCCCACCTCCACCATCGATGGCCCCGCCGCCCTCCTCGCCCTCCGTCCCAACGCCCCTCTCGGCGGCAGCATGCAACGGGTCCAGAGCACGCCCAACCTGAGCGGCGGTGGGATGCATCGGGTAAGCAGCACGCCTAATCTGGGCCAGAACAGCGGCACGGGCCCGCAACATCACCAcaaccaccaccatcaccaccccCACCACCTTCACCGGCAATATACCTCGGCGGCAGCGGCGTACGGGGCGCAAGCGGCCGGCATGGGCGGGGTCTGGAGGAACAGTGGTGCCCGGCGCCACGAGGCGGGCGGGTTCGGGAGCATATCCTGGGTTCCGCCGGCGGCACCGAGGGGCGGAGTCCCCTACGGCGGCGGAAGCGTGTGCTTCGGGCACGCCGACGAGGCGCCCTCCGGCCGCCAATCGAGGAGCGGCTCACCATTCCGCGCCCCGCCTCGTGAGCCCATCATTTGGGAGTAG
- the LOC135606562 gene encoding uncharacterized protein LOC135606562 isoform X1, with the protein MATAAAAGDDDDSSSPSSMSPRNRLKFLCSYGGKILPRPYDGLLKYVGGDTRVLGVPRSISFSGLHSPPPHALMPSFVDVNVVHAWVAELKERIQGMFRRCELIKYQLVSEDLDTLVTVTCDEELVHMLEEYDRLDALHPCSPSFASSPRFRLFLFASPSAASASGCHRPAATLDQRYVDAINTAAPTSPRRPMFTVSSASSAFTSPTSTIDGPAALLALRPNAPLGGSMQRVQSTPNLSGGGMHRVSSTPNLGQNSGTGPQHHHNHHHHHPHHLHRQYTSAAAAYGAQAAGMGGVWRNSGARRHEAGGFGSISWVPPAAPRGGVPYGGGSVCFGHADEAPSGRQSRSGSPFRAPPREPIIWE; encoded by the coding sequence ATGGCAACAGCCGCAGCAGCAGGCGACGACGACGACTCCTCTTCGCCGTCGTCGATGTCCCCGAGGAACCGGCTTAAGTTCCTCTGCAGCTACGGCGGCAAGATCCTCCCCCGCCCCTACGATGGCCTCCTAAAGTACGTCGGCGGCGACACTCGCGTCCTTGGCGTCCCCCGCTCAATCTCCTTCTCAGGTCTGCACTCTCCACCACCTCATGCACTAATGCCATCTTTCGTGGACGTCAATGTCGTGCATGCATGGGTGGCAGAGCTCAAGGAGCGGATCCAGGGGATGTTCCGCCGCTGCGAGCTGATCAAGTACCAGCTGGTGTCCGAAGACCTCGACACCCTCGTCACCGTCACCTGCGACGAGGAACTCGTCCACATGCTCGAGGAGTACGACCGGCTCGACGCCCTTCACCCCTGCTCCCCCTCCTTCGCCTCGTCCCCCCGCTTCCGCCTCTTCCTCTTCGCCTCCCCCTCTGCCGCCTCGGCTTCTGGCTGCCACCGTCCCGCCGCCACCCTCGACCAGCGCTACGTTGACGCCATCAACACCGCCGCACCCACCAGCCCTCGGCGCCCCATGTTCACCGTCTCGTCCGCTTCCTCCGCCTTCACCTCCCCCACCTCCACCATCGATGGCCCCGCCGCCCTCCTCGCCCTCCGTCCCAACGCCCCTCTCGGCGGCAGCATGCAACGGGTCCAGAGCACGCCCAACCTGAGCGGCGGTGGGATGCATCGGGTAAGCAGCACGCCTAATCTGGGCCAGAACAGCGGCACGGGCCCGCAACATCACCAcaaccaccaccatcaccaccccCACCACCTTCACCGGCAATATACCTCGGCGGCAGCGGCGTACGGGGCGCAAGCGGCCGGCATGGGCGGGGTCTGGAGGAACAGTGGTGCCCGGCGCCACGAGGCGGGCGGGTTCGGGAGCATATCCTGGGTTCCGCCGGCGGCACCGAGGGGCGGAGTCCCCTACGGCGGCGGAAGCGTGTGCTTCGGGCACGCCGACGAGGCGCCCTCCGGCCGCCAATCGAGGAGCGGCTCACCATTCCGCGCCCCGCCTCGTGAGCCCATCATTTGGGAGTAG
- the LOC135608015 gene encoding uncharacterized protein LOC135608015 has product MNGYSKMGVSTGITTKLSSTDLSDLTFSLEPKEPTPEEAGVKIQEGEEGHQRNGAILGRNCGSASQRFRDNGTTSLHNMVRRAFSMRKPSSAAGGYWRMHDTGDGDGEFVEQEQQEEEEVRSSRKKKKGKLLRACKKLLGI; this is encoded by the coding sequence ATGAATGGGTATTCCAAGATGGGAGTGAGCACTGGCATCACGACCAAGCTGAGTTCCACAGACTTGTCAGACCTCACCTTCTCCCTTGAACCAAAAGAACCCACACCAGAGGAAGCTGGTGTGAAGATTCAGGAGGGGGAGGAGGGCCACCAGAGGAATGGGGCGATACTTGGCAGGAACTGCGGCTCTGCCTCTCAGAGGTTCCGGGACAATGGCACCACCAGCCTTCACAACATGGTGAGGAGGGCCTTCTCCATGAGGAAGCCTTCCTCTGCTGCAGGAGGCTACTGGAGGATGCATGACACTGGTGATGGAGATGGGGAGTTTGTAGAGCAggagcagcaggaggaggaggaggtaaggtcttcaaggaagaagaagaaagggaagctCCTTAGGGCATGCAAAAAGCTCCTTGGAATTTAG